From one Triticum urartu cultivar G1812 chromosome 3, Tu2.1, whole genome shotgun sequence genomic stretch:
- the LOC125545946 gene encoding uncharacterized protein LOC125545946, producing the protein MARQLVAAVAALVAVCALAAAAGVQAQPPRKLPPNYHMISPGKFGQRSQQLSCKDTNGRKAGCMGKCDKRCPNQCIVLCPSCKTYCMCDFYAGVSCGDPRFTGGDGNNFYFHGKKDQDFCIVSDADLHINAHFIGKRNPSMSRDFTWIQALGIRFAHHRLFMGALKTTSWNGDVDHLEMFFDDVAIEIPAEAGARWQSAAVPGLTVTRTAATNGVRVHLRGVFDIMANVVPITEEDSRIHNYGVAGSGDSLAHLDIGFKFHDLTDDVHGVLGQTYRSDYVNEMSVRANMPVMGGAPNYVSSDIFAADCAVSRFGRNTGISMVTKSD; encoded by the exons ATGGCGCGGCAACTGGTTGCTGCGGTGGCCGCTCTGGTGGCGGTGTGCGCCCTGGCGGCCGCCGCCGGCGTCCAGGCCCAGCCGCCGAGGAAGCTGCCGCCCAACTACCACATGATCAGCCCGGGCAAGTTCGGGCAGAGGAGCCAGCAGCTGTCGTGCAAGGACACCAACGGCAGGAAGGCGGGGTGCATGGGCAAGTGCGACAAGCGCTGCCCCAACCAGTGCATCGTCCTCTGCCCCAGCTGCAAGACATACTGCA TGTGCGACTTCTACGCTGGCGTGTCCTGCGGCGACCCGCGCTTCACCGGCGGCGACGGCAACAACTTCTACTTCCACGGCAAGAAGGACCAGGACTTCTGCATCGTCTCCGACGCCGACCTCCACATCAACGCCCACTTCATCGGCAAGCGCAACCCCTCCATGAGCCGCGACTTCACCTGGATCCAGGCCCTCGGCATCCGCTTCGCCCACCACCGTCTCTTCATGGGAGCCCTCAAGACCACCAGCTGGAACGGCGACGTCGACCACCTCGAGATGTTCTTCGACGACGTGGCCATCGAGATCCCGGCCGAGGCCGGTGCGCGGTGGCAGTCGGCCGCCGTGCCAGGGCTGACCGTCACGAGGACTGCGGCCACCAACGGAGTGAGGGTGCACCTGAGGGGCGTGTTCGACATCATGGCCAACGTGGTGCCCATCACCGAGGAGGACTCGCGCATCCACAACTACGGCGTCGCGGGGTCGGGCGACAGCCTCGCGCACCTTGACATCGGGTTCAAGTTCCATGACCTCACCGACGACGTGCACGGCGTGCTCGGCCAGACCTACCGCTCCGACTACGTGAACGAGATGAGCGTGCGCGCGAACATGCCTGTCATGGGTGGTGCGCCAAACTATGTCTCGTCCGACATCTTTGCCGCCGACTGCGCCGTCTCCAGGTTCGGCCGCAACACAGGCATCTCCATGGTCACCAAGTCCGACTGA
- the LOC125545945 gene encoding chitinase CLP-like — protein sequence MSLRRSSAAALAALLALAVLLGTSADDGGQPIVARISKDTSTPTPLYTIAIKVGGVPLLLDLGGPMLWLANCPTPHRIIPCVSHDCDEVSTTYRPPGCPKPSLRGDGPCACPAYPRNPVDGRCRSDDATTITLAANTTDGQNPLLPVIFRAVGSCAPGELLESLPAGAAGVAGLSRLPLSLPTQFASLLKVANEFALCLPSGGDGVAVFGGGPFQLLAAPPVELAERLRENPLPLLKHPYNGGFYFGITGVAVNQQRVPTPDGVFDLDAGSGTGGAVFSTVTPYTALRWDIYWPLRNAFDVATSGIARADKVAQFDLCYQASALTVTRVGYAVASIELMLDGDRNWTLPGASSLVQVNEQTVCFAFVQISSSMPAAIDSPAVILGGHQMENNLLMFDLVKETFAFSGLLLGIRTTCSNFNFTMGSSY from the coding sequence ATGTCGCTACGCCGCAGCTCGGCGGCTGCGCTCGCGGCGCTGCTGGCGCTGGCGGTGCTGCTGGGCACGTCGGCGGACGATGGCGGCCAGCCCATCGTGGCGCGCATCAGCAAGGACACCTCCACCCCCACCCCCCTCTACACTATCGCCATCAAGGTCGGCGGGGTGCCGCTCCTGCTCGACCTCGGCGGCCCGATGCTCTGGCTCGCCAACTGCCCCACCCCGCACCGCATCATTCCATGCGTCTCCCACGACTGCGACGAGGTCTCCACTACATACCGCCCGCCTGGCTGCCCGAAGCCCAGCCTTCGCGGAGACGGGCCGTGCGCCTGCCCCGCCTACCCGCGCAACCCGGTCGACGGGCGCTGCCGCTCCGACGACGCCACCACCATCACGCTCGCCGCCAACACCACGGACGGCCAGAACCCGCTCCTCCCCGTCATCTTCCGCGCCGTCGGGTCCTGCGCGCCGGGGGAGCTCCTGGAGTCGCTTCCGGCGGGGGCGGCCGGCGTTGCGGGGCTCTCCAGGCTGCCGCTATCGCTACCGACCCAGTTCGCGTCCTTGCTCAAGGTGGCGAACGAGTTCGCCCTGTGCCTGCccagcggcggcgacggcgtggCAGTCTTCGGTGGCGGCCCGTTCCAGCTCCTGGCCGCGCCGCCCGTGGAGCTCGCCGAGCGGCTTCGCGAGAACCCGCTCCCTCTCCTCAAGCACCCCTACAACGGCGGCTTCTACTTCGGCATCACCGGCGTCGCCGTGAACCAGCAGCGCGTGCCGACGCCAGACGGCGTCTTCGACCTCGACGCCGGCAGCGGCACGGGCGGCGCCGTCTTCAGCACCGTCACGCCCTACACGGCGCTCCGCTGGGACATCTACTGGCCGCTCCGCAACGCGTTCGACGTGGCCACGAGTGGCATCGCGCGCGCGGACAAGGTGGCGCAGTTCGACTTGTGCTACCAGGCGTCCGCGCTCACGGTGACCCGGGTGGGCTACGCCGTGGCCAGCATCGAGCTGATGCTGGACGGAGACCGGAACTGGACGCTGCCCGGTGCCAGCTCGCTCGTGCAGGTGAACGAGCAGACAGTGTGCTTCGCGTTCGTCCAGATTTCGTCGTCCATGCCGGCGGCGATCGACTCGCCGGCGGTTATCCTCGGGGGGCACCAGATGGAGAACAACCTGCTGATGTTCGATCTGGTGAAGGAGACGTTCGCGTTCAGTGGGCTGCTCCTCGGAATCCGCACTACATGCAGCAACTTCAACTTCACCATGGGGAGTTCTTATTAG
- the LOC125549185 gene encoding nicotianamine synthase-like 5 protein, with protein MEAQCKEAAALVKKIASIHAALSKLPPLSPSSDADALFTTLVAACVTSSPAVNVTSLGPEAGRMRDDLVRLCADAEARLEAQCADALAALDGDPLDHLGRLFPFYDSYARLGELEHALLSRHAPDHLAVPARVAFLGSLPLSPLLVAARHMTDAAVDCYDRCAAANDRASRLLLRPRADDDEKRGGLAERMSFRTADVEDLTRDLAAYDVVLLAAPVGVSPGQKARVVAHLGEHMADGAVHVARSAHGARGFLCAVLEPADVARGGFQVLAVHHPDDRQVINSIIVARKVAAVGGLSQLAPPVLSPPCKCCESKTPRRRLLPTTCHLDAMNEIRRRA; from the coding sequence ATGGAGGCCCAGTGCAAGGAGGCGGCCGCCCTGGTGAAAAAGATCGCCAGCATCCACGCCGCCCTCTCCAAGCTGCCGCCCCTGAGCCCGTCTTCCGACGCCGACGCGCTGTTCACCACGCTCGTCGCCGCGTGCGTCACGTCGAGCCCCGCCGTCAATGTCACGTCGCTGGGCCCCGAGGCCGGGAGGATGCGTGACGACCTCGTCCGACTCTGCGCGGACGCCGAGGCGCGCCTCGAGGCACAATGCGCCGACGCGCTCGCCGCCCTCGACGGCGACCCGCTCGACCACCTGGGGCGCCTCTTCCCGTTCTACGACAGCTACGCCCGCCTGGGCGAGCTGGAGCACGCGCTCTTATCCCGGCACGCGCCGGACCACCTCGCCGTGCCCGCGCGCGTCGCGTTCCTCGGGTCGCTGCCGCTCAGCCCGCTCCTGGTCGCCGCGCGCCACATGACGGACGCGGCCGTCGACTGCTACGACCGGTGCGCCGCGGCCAACGACCGGGCGAGCAGGCTGCTGCTGCGCCCGCGCGCCGACGACGACGAGAAGCGTGGCGGCCTGGCCGAACGCATGTCGTTCCGCACGGCCGACGTCGAGGACCTGACGCGCGATCTCGCCGCGTACGACGTGGTCCTCCTGGCGGCGCCCGTCGGCGTGTCGCCGGGGCAGAAGGCACGCGTTGTGGCGCACCTGGGCGAGCACATGGCGGATGGCGCGGTGCACGTCGCGCGGAGCGCGCACGGGGCACGCGGGTTCCTGTGCGCCGTCCTGGAACCCGCGGACGTCGCCCGGGGCGGGTTCCAGGTGCTGGCGGTGCACCACCCCGACGACCGCCAGGTGATCAACTCCATCATCGTCGCCCGTAAGGTGGCGGCTGTGGGTGGACTCTCCCAGCTCGCGCCGCCGGTGTTGAGCCCGCCGTGCAAGTGCTGCGAGTCAAAGACACCGCGCAGGAGACTGCTGCCGACGACCTGCCACCTCGACGCGATGAACGAAATCCGTAGGCGCGCATAG